The following are encoded together in the Aciduricibacillus chroicocephali genome:
- the pruA gene encoding L-glutamate gamma-semialdehyde dehydrogenase yields MRTPYRHEPFTDFENEDNRKAMLQALDQVKGELGKTYPLIIGGERVETEDKIVSVNPANPEEIIGYVSKTDRELAEKAIQVADETFNEWRKSDPAVRADILFKAAAIVRRRKTEFTAWAIKEGGKPWKEADADVAEGIDFLEYYGREMLRLKDGGHVISRENEYNQYHYIPLGVGIVISPWNFLFAIMAGTCVSALVTGNTVLLKPASATPVIAYKLLEVLEEAGLPKGVVNYVPGPGREVGDYLVEHPRTRFVSFTGSRAVGTGIFEKAAKVQEGQKWLKRSVIEMGGKDTIVVDSDADLELAAESIVQSAFGFSGQKCSACSRAVIVGDAYDEVKRLVVEKTKKISAGDPHDNSYFTGPVIEQKAYDKIMEYIEIGKKEANLLIGGDGDDSNGWFVQPTVFGEADQQAKIMQEEIFGPVVALTKAKDFDDAIEIANNTDYGLTGAVISRDRDHIEKARRDFHVGNLYFNRGCTAAIVGYQPFGGFDMSGTDSKAGGPDYLLQFMQAKTTSEMF; encoded by the coding sequence ATGAGAACGCCTTATCGTCATGAACCTTTCACAGACTTTGAAAATGAAGACAATCGGAAAGCGATGCTGCAAGCACTTGATCAGGTCAAGGGAGAATTGGGGAAAACGTACCCACTCATCATTGGTGGAGAACGGGTTGAAACTGAGGACAAAATTGTTTCAGTCAACCCAGCGAACCCGGAAGAGATTATCGGTTACGTTTCCAAGACAGACAGGGAGCTGGCTGAAAAGGCAATACAAGTAGCAGATGAAACATTTAATGAATGGCGTAAATCAGACCCTGCTGTAAGGGCGGATATTCTATTCAAAGCAGCAGCCATTGTCCGTCGGCGCAAAACAGAATTCACTGCATGGGCAATTAAAGAAGGTGGCAAGCCGTGGAAAGAAGCGGATGCCGATGTTGCTGAAGGAATTGATTTTCTAGAATATTACGGTAGAGAAATGCTTCGCCTTAAAGATGGCGGGCATGTGATCAGCCGTGAGAATGAATACAATCAGTATCATTACATCCCGCTCGGTGTAGGTATCGTTATTTCCCCATGGAATTTCCTATTTGCCATCATGGCTGGTACTTGTGTCTCTGCTCTTGTGACGGGTAATACAGTGTTACTTAAGCCAGCAAGTGCAACACCTGTCATTGCTTACAAGCTGTTAGAAGTTCTCGAGGAAGCAGGTTTGCCAAAGGGGGTTGTCAACTACGTTCCAGGACCTGGGCGCGAAGTCGGTGACTATCTCGTTGAGCATCCGCGCACACGCTTTGTCAGCTTTACGGGGTCGCGTGCAGTCGGTACAGGGATTTTCGAGAAAGCCGCGAAAGTACAGGAAGGGCAGAAATGGCTGAAACGTTCGGTCATTGAAATGGGTGGAAAGGACACAATTGTTGTGGACAGCGATGCTGACTTGGAACTTGCTGCTGAATCAATCGTACAATCAGCATTCGGTTTCAGCGGTCAGAAATGTTCCGCTTGCTCGCGTGCTGTAATTGTTGGCGATGCTTATGACGAAGTGAAGCGTCTCGTCGTGGAGAAAACGAAGAAAATCAGCGCTGGTGACCCCCATGACAACAGCTATTTCACAGGGCCGGTCATTGAGCAAAAGGCTTATGACAAAATTATGGAGTACATCGAAATCGGAAAGAAAGAAGCAAACTTGCTCATCGGTGGCGATGGGGATGATTCAAATGGGTGGTTTGTGCAGCCGACTGTATTCGGTGAAGCAGATCAGCAGGCGAAAATTATGCAAGAAGAGATTTTCGGACCTGTTGTTGCCCTGACAAAAGCTAAAGATTTTGATGATGCTATTGAAATTGCGAACAATACCGATTATGGTCTTACAGGAGCGGTCATTTCCCGTGATCGGGATCACATTGAAAAGGCCAGACGTGATTTCCATGTAGGTAATCTATACTTCAATCGTGGTTGTACTGCTGCAATTGTCGGTTACCAGCCATTTGGCGGTTTTGATATGTCCGGCACGGATTCGAAAGCGGGCGGACCGGATTATTTGTTGCAATTCATGCAGGCGAAGACGACTTCAGAAATGTTTTAG
- a CDS encoding flavin-containing monooxygenase — protein sequence MREHYETIIIGAGQAGLAMGYYLKKRNQHFLILDNSQSIGDSWRNRYDSLILFTSRANSCLPGMKVPGAPDGYPTKDEIATYLKEYAQHYEIPVKLNTKVENLSKSEGIFTIATNTEEAYTANNVVIATGPFQQPAIPSFSNNLSDGVFQIHSAYYRNPEQLNSGPTVIIGGGNSGMQIAAELSATREVYLSISKRPIFIPDSLFKKDIFWWFKSIGILNVSVNSRLGKFLRERDPIIGLETQKLIRSGNITLLPRTISAKADKLLFENNEGIETANIIWATGYRSDYNWIKLPHIFDNKGQPIHKRGVTEEKGLYFLGLPWQHRRGSALLLGVGDDAAYLAKEID from the coding sequence ATGAGGGAACATTATGAAACGATCATCATCGGTGCCGGCCAAGCCGGTTTGGCAATGGGGTATTATCTAAAAAAGAGGAATCAACATTTCCTCATTCTGGATAACAGCCAATCCATAGGAGATTCTTGGCGCAACAGATACGATTCTCTTATTCTCTTCACCTCGAGAGCTAATAGTTGTTTGCCAGGGATGAAGGTTCCCGGCGCTCCGGATGGGTACCCGACTAAAGATGAGATTGCCACTTATCTAAAAGAATACGCTCAACATTATGAAATTCCGGTAAAGCTAAATACAAAAGTTGAGAACTTATCGAAAAGTGAGGGAATCTTCACTATTGCGACGAACACTGAAGAAGCATATACGGCAAACAATGTTGTTATTGCTACTGGGCCTTTTCAACAGCCGGCAATTCCGTCGTTTTCCAATAACCTTTCTGATGGTGTATTCCAAATCCATTCTGCCTATTACCGTAATCCCGAACAATTGAACAGTGGACCAACAGTAATTATTGGCGGTGGAAATTCGGGGATGCAGATTGCCGCTGAACTATCTGCTACTCGAGAAGTCTATTTATCCATTAGCAAACGACCAATTTTCATACCTGACTCCTTATTCAAAAAGGACATTTTCTGGTGGTTTAAGTCTATCGGAATCTTGAATGTTTCTGTTAACTCACGGTTGGGCAAATTCTTGAGAGAAAGAGATCCTATTATAGGGCTCGAAACTCAAAAACTGATCCGTTCCGGAAATATAACATTGTTGCCAAGAACCATATCAGCCAAAGCGGACAAACTTCTTTTTGAAAACAACGAAGGAATCGAGACTGCTAATATTATATGGGCTACAGGGTACCGTTCTGATTATAATTGGATTAAGCTGCCACACATTTTCGATAATAAAGGCCAACCTATACATAAACGTGGGGTTACAGAGGAAAAAGGATTATATTTCCTCGGGCTACCTTGGCAGCACAGACGGGGTTCTGCTTTACTTCTCGGAGTTGGAGACGATGCGGCTTATCTTGCTAAAGAGATTGATTAA
- the gatC gene encoding Asp-tRNA(Asn)/Glu-tRNA(Gln) amidotransferase subunit GatC, whose amino-acid sequence MADITKDQVKHVAHLARLEITEEEAEQFTEHLSAIITYAEKLNELDTEGIEPTTHVLDLKNVFRKDEAKHTITQEDAMKNAPDSEDGQFRVPSILE is encoded by the coding sequence GTGGCAGATATTACGAAGGATCAGGTGAAGCATGTTGCTCATCTGGCGCGACTAGAAATCACGGAAGAAGAAGCAGAGCAGTTTACTGAACATCTCAGCGCAATCATTACATATGCAGAGAAGCTGAATGAATTGGATACAGAAGGCATCGAGCCAACTACACATGTGCTCGATTTGAAGAATGTTTTCCGCAAAGACGAAGCAAAGCATACGATTACCCAAGAAGATGCAATGAAGAACGCACCGGACTCAGAGGACGGCCAGTTCCGCGTGCCATCAATTTTGGAATAG
- the gatA gene encoding Asp-tRNA(Asn)/Glu-tRNA(Gln) amidotransferase subunit GatA — MSLLDHTIKELEAKLAAKEITVEDLVKASFDRIGEVDGEVQAFITLNEEKALEAAKELDASDDKDAKLFGIPCGIKDNIVTKELRTTCASQFLRNFNDPLYNATVVEKLGAEKAVNVGKLNMDEFAMGSTNENSSFAAVKNPWNTDYVPGGSSGGSAAAVAAGEVLFSLGTDTGGSIRQPASFCGVVGFKPTYGLVSRYGLVAFASSLDQIGPITRTVEDNARVLEVIAGNDKMDATSANLDIPEYTKALTGDVKGLKIAVPKEYIGEGVDPEVKEAVMNALKVYESLGATWEEVSLPHSDYAVAAYYLISSSEASANLARFDGVRYGVRSENAENMIDMFKKSRSEGFGEEVKRRIMLGTFALSSGYYDAYYKKAQQVRTLIKNDFENILEKFDVIMGPTSPTPAYKIGEVIDDPMTMYANDIMTVPVNLAGVPGISVPCGFSSEGMPIGLQIIGKHFDESTVYRAAHAFEQATDHHKKRPALGGAK; from the coding sequence ATGTCACTTTTGGATCATACGATCAAAGAACTTGAAGCCAAGCTTGCAGCGAAGGAAATCACTGTTGAAGACCTCGTGAAAGCTTCATTCGACCGAATTGGCGAAGTGGACGGCGAAGTCCAGGCTTTCATTACATTGAACGAAGAAAAAGCGCTTGAAGCGGCAAAGGAACTTGATGCTTCAGACGATAAGGACGCAAAACTGTTCGGGATTCCATGCGGGATCAAGGACAATATCGTAACTAAGGAATTGCGTACAACTTGTGCAAGCCAATTCCTACGCAACTTCAATGACCCCCTTTACAACGCGACAGTCGTTGAAAAGCTTGGCGCCGAGAAGGCGGTAAACGTTGGTAAATTGAACATGGATGAATTCGCAATGGGTTCTACAAACGAGAACTCCAGCTTTGCTGCGGTTAAAAACCCATGGAACACAGACTATGTACCAGGTGGTTCTTCAGGCGGCTCAGCAGCAGCTGTGGCAGCAGGCGAAGTACTGTTCTCACTCGGTACGGATACAGGTGGTTCAATCCGCCAGCCAGCTTCATTCTGTGGCGTAGTCGGCTTCAAGCCTACATATGGTCTTGTATCACGTTACGGCCTTGTTGCATTCGCTTCTTCTCTTGATCAGATTGGACCGATCACTAGAACAGTTGAAGACAACGCACGCGTGCTTGAAGTTATTGCTGGCAATGACAAGATGGACGCAACAAGCGCGAACCTTGATATTCCTGAATATACGAAGGCACTTACAGGCGATGTAAAGGGCCTGAAAATTGCTGTACCGAAAGAATATATCGGTGAAGGCGTCGATCCAGAAGTAAAAGAAGCAGTCATGAATGCACTCAAAGTGTATGAATCACTTGGCGCTACTTGGGAAGAAGTTTCTCTTCCACATTCAGATTATGCCGTTGCAGCTTACTATCTGATTTCATCTTCAGAAGCATCTGCGAACCTTGCTCGTTTTGATGGTGTACGTTATGGCGTACGTTCTGAAAACGCTGAGAACATGATCGATATGTTTAAGAAGTCACGTTCAGAAGGCTTCGGTGAAGAAGTGAAGCGTCGTATCATGCTCGGTACGTTCGCGCTCAGCTCTGGATACTATGATGCTTATTATAAAAAAGCACAGCAAGTTCGTACATTGATCAAGAACGACTTCGAGAACATTCTTGAGAAGTTTGATGTCATCATGGGACCAACTTCACCAACACCAGCTTATAAAATTGGCGAAGTAATTGATGATCCGATGACAATGTACGCAAACGATATCATGACTGTACCAGTGAACCTTGCAGGCGTACCGGGAATTTCCGTACCATGTGGTTTCTCTTCAGAAGGCATGCCAATCGGATTGCAGATCATCGGTAAGCACTTTGATGAATCAACTGTATACCGTGCTGCACATGCATTTGAACAGGCAACAGATCATCATAAGAAACGCCCTGCTCTTGGAGGTGCGAAATAA
- the gatB gene encoding Asp-tRNA(Asn)/Glu-tRNA(Gln) amidotransferase subunit GatB, with protein sequence MNFETIIGLEVHVELKTNSKIFSSSPNEFGAEPNTNIHPIDLGYPGTLPVMNEEAVNFAMKAAMALNCEIATDTKFDRKNYFYPDNPKAYQISQFDKPIGEHGWIDIEVDGKTKRIGITRLHLEEDAGKLTHGDYGHSYVDCNRQGTPLVEIVSEPDIRTPEEAYAYLEKLKNIIQYTGVSDCKMEEGSLRCDANISLRPYGQEKFGTKAELKNLNSFAYVQKGLEFEEKRQEKVLLSGGIIEQETRRYDEKTKETILMRVKEGSEDYRYFPEPDLVPLYIDDAWKERIRAEIPELPDARRKRYAEEYDLSAYDAGVLTSSKEMADFFEATINNGADAKLAANWLQGEISGYMNKNQKELHDLAITPEGLAKMIKLIGDGTISSKIAKKVFAELVENGGDPEQIVKDKGLVQISDEGQLTEIITAILDANEQSIIDYKNGKDRALGFLVGQVMKQTKGQANPPMVNKILVQEMDKR encoded by the coding sequence ATGAATTTCGAAACTATCATTGGACTTGAAGTCCACGTTGAACTTAAAACAAACTCTAAAATCTTCAGCTCAAGCCCGAATGAGTTCGGTGCTGAGCCAAATACAAATATCCACCCGATTGATCTTGGTTATCCGGGCACATTGCCAGTGATGAACGAAGAAGCAGTCAACTTTGCGATGAAAGCTGCGATGGCTCTTAACTGTGAAATCGCGACTGACACGAAGTTCGACCGTAAGAACTACTTCTATCCGGACAACCCGAAAGCTTACCAGATTTCCCAGTTTGACAAGCCAATCGGTGAGCATGGCTGGATCGATATCGAAGTCGATGGCAAGACGAAGCGTATCGGCATTACACGTCTTCACCTTGAAGAGGATGCTGGTAAGCTGACACATGGTGACTATGGTCATTCTTATGTCGATTGCAATAGACAGGGTACACCGCTTGTTGAGATCGTTTCTGAGCCAGATATCCGTACACCGGAAGAAGCATATGCTTACCTTGAAAAACTTAAGAACATCATCCAGTACACTGGCGTTTCCGATTGTAAGATGGAGGAAGGTTCACTTCGTTGTGATGCGAACATTTCCCTTCGTCCATACGGTCAGGAGAAGTTCGGTACAAAGGCAGAGCTTAAGAACTTGAACTCATTCGCATACGTGCAAAAGGGTCTTGAATTCGAGGAGAAGCGTCAGGAGAAAGTCTTGCTTTCAGGCGGTATCATCGAACAGGAGACACGCCGCTACGATGAGAAGACGAAAGAAACAATCCTCATGCGTGTCAAAGAAGGTTCAGAGGACTACCGTTACTTCCCAGAACCGGATCTTGTTCCACTTTACATTGATGATGCTTGGAAAGAGCGCATCCGTGCAGAGATTCCTGAACTTCCAGACGCTCGCCGCAAGCGTTACGCTGAGGAATATGATCTTTCAGCTTATGATGCAGGGGTTCTTACGAGCTCTAAAGAGATGGCTGATTTCTTTGAAGCGACAATTAATAATGGCGCTGATGCGAAACTGGCTGCTAACTGGCTTCAAGGTGAGATTTCTGGTTACATGAACAAGAACCAGAAGGAATTGCATGATCTTGCAATTACACCTGAGGGACTTGCGAAAATGATCAAACTGATCGGGGACGGAACAATTTCTTCCAAGATTGCGAAGAAAGTATTCGCTGAACTCGTTGAAAACGGTGGCGATCCTGAACAAATCGTCAAGGATAAAGGGCTTGTCCAGATCTCTGACGAAGGCCAGTTGACTGAGATCATCACAGCGATCCTTGATGCGAACGAACAGTCAATCATTGACTATAAAAATGGTAAAGACCGTGCCCTTGGTTTCCTAGTAGGTCAGGTCATGAAACAGACAAAAGGCCAGGCGAACCCGCCAATGGTTAACAAGATTCTTGTTCAGGAAATGGACAAGCGATAA
- a CDS encoding diacylglycerol kinase, with amino-acid sequence MQKARIIYNPTSGREVFKKELANVLQSFEQAGYETSAHATTCEGDAIEAASKAVENGFDVVVAAGGDGTINEVINGIAPAENRPRLGVIPTGTTNDFARALGIPRDIKKAVQIIVEGESMPLDIGKVNERYFMNIAGGGKLTELTYEVPSKLKTMLGQLAYYMKGIEMLPSLKPLSARIELDDEVIEEDIMLFLVGNTNSIGGFEKLAPDADLEDGLFDVLILKKTNLAEFIHIASLALRGAHLGAKQIIYRKSSHVKVTAEDKMQLNIDGEYGGLLPGEFNNLNKHIEFFVPAEFKGNKVLAED; translated from the coding sequence ATGCAGAAGGCCCGGATCATTTACAATCCGACTTCCGGACGTGAGGTTTTCAAAAAGGAATTGGCAAATGTGCTGCAAAGTTTCGAGCAGGCTGGTTACGAGACGTCGGCTCATGCCACGACTTGCGAAGGCGACGCGATCGAAGCGGCAAGCAAGGCAGTCGAAAATGGTTTCGATGTTGTCGTAGCGGCTGGCGGCGATGGGACGATTAATGAAGTGATCAATGGAATCGCACCAGCAGAGAATCGTCCACGACTTGGCGTCATTCCGACTGGAACGACGAACGACTTTGCCCGGGCGCTGGGCATCCCCCGCGATATTAAGAAGGCAGTCCAGATTATCGTCGAAGGAGAATCGATGCCGCTTGATATAGGGAAGGTCAACGAACGCTACTTCATGAATATTGCTGGTGGTGGTAAATTGACAGAACTGACATATGAGGTTCCGAGCAAGCTGAAGACAATGCTTGGACAGCTCGCATATTATATGAAAGGTATTGAAATGCTCCCTTCACTGAAGCCGTTATCCGCACGCATTGAACTGGATGATGAAGTCATTGAAGAGGACATCATGCTTTTCCTCGTCGGTAATACGAATTCCATTGGCGGTTTTGAAAAATTGGCTCCAGACGCAGATTTGGAAGATGGCCTTTTTGATGTGCTGATTCTCAAGAAGACGAATCTGGCGGAATTTATCCATATCGCTTCACTTGCCCTGCGTGGCGCCCATTTAGGTGCCAAGCAGATCATCTACCGCAAGTCGAGCCATGTGAAGGTGACAGCTGAAGATAAGATGCAGCTTAACATTGACGGTGAGTATGGTGGATTGCTGCCAGGAGAATTCAACAATCTCAACAAACATATTGAGTTTTTTGTTCCAGCTGAGTTTAAAGGGAACAAAGTCTTGGCTGAAGATTGA